The following nucleotide sequence is from Acinetobacter equi.
TAAATCTACTTTGCTTCGTATTATGGCGGGCGTAGATAAAGATTTCTCAGGTGAAGCACGTGCTCAACCCGGTATTAAAATCGGTTATTTAGAGCAAGAACCACCTTTGGATGAGACTAAAGATGTTCGTGGTAACGTTGAAGATGGCTTACGTGAGCCACTTGATGCTTTAGCTCGTCTTGATGAAGTGTTTGCTGAATATGCTGCTGAAGATGCAGATTTTGATGCACTTGCAAAAGAGCAAGAAAAATTAGAAGCAATTATTCATTCATGGGATGCTCACAATATTGTGAACCAAATGGATCAAGCTGCTGCTGCGTTAAACCTTCCTGCTTGGGATGCTGATGTATCTAAGCTTTCAGGTGGTGAGCGTCGTCGTGTAGCACTTTGCCGTTTGTTATTGTCTAAACCAGACATGTTACTTCTTGACGAACCAACGAACCATTTAGATGCTTCTTCAGTATCTTGGTTGGAACGTTTCTTGAAAGATTTCCCAGGTACAATTGTTGCAATTACGCATGACCGTTATTTCTTAGATAACGTAGCAGAGTGGATTCTCGAGCTTGACCGTGGTATGGGTATTCCTTATCAAGGTAACTACTCTTCTTGGTTAGAGCAAAAAAATGCGCGTCTAGAACAAGAGAACAAGCAAGAAGAATCTTTTGCTAAAGCATTGAAAAAAGAACTTGAATGGGTTCGTTCAAATGCCAAAGGTCAGCAAAAGAAAAATAAAGCACGTATGGAACGCTTCGAAGAGCTTAACTCTCGTGAATTCCAACAACGTAACGAAACTTCAGAAATCTACATTCCACCTGGTCCACGTCTAGGTAATAAGGTTGTGGAAGTGGAAGGCATCAGCAAATCATTTGGTGATCGTACGCTTTATAAAGATTTATCATTCGTTGTTCCACCATGTGCGATTGTAGGTATCGTAGGTGAGAACGGTGCAGGTAAAACAACACTATTCCGTATGATGACTGGCGAGCAACAACCAGATACAGGTACTGTGGTACTTGGCGAATCTGTGAAAGTGGCTTATGTTGGTCAGATTCGTGACACATTAGATAACAATAAAACGGTTTGGGAAGAAGTTTCTGGCGGTTTAGATATCTTGAAGATTGGTGAATACGAAATTGCATCACGTGCATATATCGGTCGCTTTAACTTTAAAGGTCAAGATCAGCAAAAACGTGTAGGTCAATTGTCAGGTGGTGAGCGTAACCGTTTACAACTTGCAAAAATCCTGCAAATGGGTGCAAACGTAATCTTACTCGATGAACCATCAAACGACTTGGATATCGAAACTTTACGTGCGCTTGAGGATGCAATTCTTGTATTCCCAGGTACTGTAATGGTGATCTCGCATGACCGTTGGTTCCTAGACCGTATTGCAACGCATATCTTGTCATTTGAAGGTGAAACACCAGAATTCTTCACTGGTAACTATGCTGAGTTTGAAGCATACCGTCAAAAACGTGATGGTGATGACTTGGTTACGAAGCGTCAAAAATATCGTAAAATTGGTGGTTAATCCCATTTAATTGTAAAACCAGCCTAAGGGCTGGTTTTTTATTGTCTATGTTTAGGGTGTTTACAAAAAAAATATTTTTCTATGTGTGAAATTAAGTAAATGTAATTTTATTACGCTATGTGTGATTGTTAATATTGTGATCAAATTTTGTGAATGTGGCACATGAAGTATTCAAAATTTTTGATTACCATTCTCTTTAGCTTATTTGTATTCCAAAGTACTTGGAGTACAGCTTTAGTTTATTGTGTGCATAAATCAACAACTCACGGTGGGATTCAGAGTCATTTTGAATATGAGTACTCTGGAAAAAATTTACAAAATCCAATCAGTTTATCTTCTCAATTTATTAAAAATTTAAATCAATTTGATGATCAGCATGGTGATCATTTGTTGTGGTCATTTTATATTGCTATTCAGCCGATATTTATTGTTTTTGATCAGGATACAGCGTGTATGGGGTGTATTTCTGAATACATAGATGATAAAAACTTTTATCAATCTCCTTATTTAAATGTATTAAAACCTCCTCCTTTATGATGAATCAGGAATGGATAGAGTGTTTTTGATAACTTAAATTTTGAATTAATCTAATTATAAGATGCGTGAAAATGAGTATGAATAAGAGCGCATTTTATGAAATAAGGAGTCTGTTATGAGTGGGCATCATGGTCATGATCATAGTCATGCTGTTGTGACTGAAGAGAATGCAAAAAAATTAACATTTGCACTTATTTTAACGTCAATTTTTTTAGTTGTGGAGGTGATTGCTGGTTTTATGACAGAAAGCTTGGCATTAATCTCTGATGCAGCTCATATGTTTACCGATGCTGCTGCTTTGGCTATTGCATTGGTTGCAATTAAAATTGGCAAAATGCCTGCTGATAATAAACGTACATTTGGTTATCAGCGATTTGAGATTCTTGCTGCATTATTTAATGCATTAATGCTCTTTGTTGTTGCAATTTATATTTTATATGAGGCTTATCAACGCTTTTCACATCCTCCAGAAATTCAAAGTATGGGCATGATGATCGTGGCTGTGCTAGGGCTTATTATTAATTTAATTTCTATGCGTATTTTATTTTCAAGTTCACAGGATAGTTTGAATATAAAAGGGGCGTATTTAGAAGTTTTAAGTGATGCAATTGGTTCTGTTGGGGTAATTATTGGCGCGGCTGTTATTTATTTTACAGGATGGATGTGGGTTGATACTTTAGTTGCGATTCTCATTGGAGTATGGGTATTACCACGCACATGGATGTTATTAAAACAGAGTATTAATATTTTATTGGAAGGTGTTCCAGAGGAAATAGATATTGAAGCTTTGAGAGCGGATTTACTGAATTTAAAAGATGTGGAGAGCATTCATCAACTTAAAGTTTGGGCAATCACATCGAAGAATATTCATTTAACGGTACACCTATATGCACCGCATGCAAATCATAAAGCGTTGTATTTGGAAGCAATGGAATTACTTCGTCATACTTATGCTGTTACTGAAATGACGTTACAGGTTGAAGCTGAGGATTGTACTCAGCTTCATGAACATCATCATATACATCATGATGATTCACACGAACATTCGCATCATCATTAATGTTGATGTAAATAGAGTGGGGGTATTACACTTCCCACTCATTATTACATTCACGACATTTCCATTTTTTTTGTGATTGCATAAATGATTGCATAGAGATTTTAAAATCTGGTAAATCACGATAGAACATGAAGCCTGCAATAACACATACAATAAAGACAACTACTGTTGCAATTTGTAGGGTTTGACCAGCGCCGTTGCTAAATAACCAAAGAGCAATACTAATAGAAACAAGTAAAAGTAAAAGTAAAACTGCAGGAATAAGGAAAACTAAACTTTTTGGTACAACTGGACGTGCTGCAGTTTCCCCAGGTTGTGCAACAGGCATAATTTTTGGACTTTGACATTTAGGGCAACGATATTGCATTACGACTCCAGAATTTTCATTTATGCGTTATTTTAATCGGAAATATATAAGAAAGCCAAAATCCTAGCATAAATATCTTGATTGTGAAATTTCAGGCAATAAAAAAGCCCAAGTCATAATGCTTGAGCTTTTTTATAAGATGTCGCCATCTTAAATATGGCGTCCCTACGGGGATTCGAACCCCGGTTACCGCCGTGAAAGGGCGATGTCCTAGGCCTCTAGACGATAGGGACAATTGAGGCATCAGATTCAGTGTTTAACACTGTGTCTCTGTATGGGCGCTATATTAGGGATATAACATCCATACGTCAACTAAAAAATCACTTAAGCTTCATTGATTGCATCATTTTTCGGCAATTTTAGGCTTTCATTGAGTTTTTCCCATGCTTTTGTTTCTTTTTTACTCGGTGTACCTACAATTTCTAGTGCGTGACGTAAGCGAGCAAAAGTAAGATCAGGGCCAATAGTTACCATTGATTGCATTACAGGTGTTGAGCTTGTTGAGCCTGCAATTGCAATAAAGAAGGTCGGCATGAAATCACGGAGTTTAATTTCCATTTGATTTGCAAGATCCATAAGTACTTGGCTGACAGTGTCATTATTCCAAGTAAACATGCTTTCTAAACGCCAAATTGCAAATTGAAGACTTTGACGAACTTGTTCTTCAGACAATTTTTTACTTTCAAATTGTTCTTTTGTGATGTTCGGGAATTGGTTGAAATAGAATCCTGCCCAGTTCACAGCTTCAGATAAAAGATTAATACGAGGTTGAATTGCAGCGGCAATATCTTCAAGAGTTTGGCGATCTGCTTTCCAAGCTAATAATGTATCAAGTAATTGACCAGGTGTTAAACCTTTAATCCATTGACCATTTAACCAATTAAGCTTCTCAACATCAAAGATTGGGCCGCCTAAAGATACGCGTTTAATGTCAAAGTTTTCGATCATTTCAGCCAAAGTGAATTTTTCACGTTCATCTGGCATTGACCAACCCATGCGTCCTAAATAGTTAAGAAGCGCTTCTGGCAATACACCAATATTTTTATAATAGTTGATTGATGTTGGGTTTTTACGTTTAGATAATTTTGATTTATCAGGATTACGCAATAATGGCATGTGGCAAAGCACTGGCATATCCCAACCAAAATATTGATATAACAACTGATGTTTTGGTGCAGATGGAATCCATTCTTCACCACGGATGACATGAGTGATTTCCATTAAATGGTCATCTACAACGTTTGCAAGATGATAAGTTGGTAATCCATCTGTTTTTAGAAGGATTTGCATATCAACTTGAGCCCAAGGAATCTCTACTTCGCCACGGAGCATGTCATTAAATTTACAAATACCTTCAGTTGGAACTTTCATACGAATAACATGTGGTTCACCCGCTGCTAAACGACGTTCAACTTCTTCTTGAGTTAAATTTAGACCACGACCGTCATAACGAGGAGTTTCGCCACGAGCTTGTTGTTCTGCACGCATTTGATCAAGTTCTTCAGCTGTTGCAAAACAATAAAAAGCATGACCTTTTTCAACAAGTTCTAAAGCATATTGTTTATAGATACCCATACGTTCAGATTGACGATATGGTGCATGAGGACCACCAATATCTGGACCTTCAGACCAGTTTAATCCTAGCCAACGCAATGAATCTAAAATCATTTTTTCTGATTCGGGTGTTGATCGAAGTTGGTCTGTATCTTCAATACGAAGGATAAATTCGCCACCATGTTGTTTAGCGAAACATAAATTGAAAAGTGCAATATAAGCAGTACCTACATGAGGAAAACCTGTAGGTGAAGGTGCAATACGAGTACGAACTGTCATAACCAGATATTATTCAGAATGTAAATTAAATCTATTATAACGAAAAAGCCTAATTACATTCTGTTTAATTCATTGGAATGTGTTGGGAGTGTATTTTTATTTTTATGAAGAGAGTAACTTGTATTTAAAGTTGAGCACGACTTTGGGGGAGTATTGCCTGTATTAATTTACTAAAATGTTGATTTTGATTTGAAAAAAAAGCTTGAGTTGGTGCTAAAGTATGATGTTTAACAATATTTGATTGATTGTTACATGATTCTGTATTTTTCAGTTTTTTATCTGTTAATGCCTTTTCAATTAATGAACTTTTATTTAGTGGTGTAATTTTTTTTGATTGTACTGAATTTACACTTGCTGCATGGCTGAATTGTAATGTAATGCCCATACATAAGCAGAATATATACGGTGTTTTAAACTTCATTTTTGAACCCCCTTGCTTATTTGAAGATATTTATGTCTTGATCAAAATCTAGTTACAGTTTTTTATATTATGGTTAATATATAAACACAAATTGTAATCAAAAATAAGATGTATGTCACAAAGCTTACAAAAAAATTACAATCAAACACAAAAAGTGATCAATTTATCCTTAATATTTGTGAAATTAAATTATTTTTTTTTATCAAATGAGACTTCTTTCATATTTGATTTCGATGAAATTCATTAGAAATTGTTAATAATTGTGAGTTGTTTATTGTATTTTTGCATCATAAGTAAGCAAAAAAAATGACATGAAAGCCTTTAACTAAAATAAAATATGTTCAAATTGCAATTTTATTTTAAAGATAGTGAAAAAATCATTATTTAGTAAAATCGAAAAATAATAATGAAAAATACCTTATCTTTTTTATTGATATTCATTTCTTAAAAATGTATATATTGTGAATAAGTAAAATTTATTTGAATTATGATGAAAAACAGAGTCTTATTTTCTAATTGTTCACTTTGCTACTAAATGTATTTGATTGCACTTTAATTCGACTTTTCATATATTTGATCTTATTCAAATAATTCTGATTCAAATGTCATGAAAACTTCTTTTAAAGCGCTAATAAGTGCCACTGTATTGATTGCAAGTTTTGGTTTAACAACAACTTTACAAGCAGCTGATCGTCAATTTTTAAATGTTTCATATGATGCGACACGTGAATTTTATGATGAATTCAATAAATCATTTGGTTCATGGTGGACATCTAAAACAGGTCAAAAAGTTGATTTTAAACAATCACATGGTGGATCAGGAAAACAAGCACGTGCTGTTGTTGATGGTTTAAAAGCAGATGTTGTTACACTTGCTTTAGCTAATGATATTGATGAAATTGTTAAATCAGGGCAAATACAGCCAGGTTGGCAAAAAGAGTTTCCTTATAATTCAGCGCCTTATACTTCAACTATTGTGTTTATGGTACGGAAGGGAAATCCTAAAAATATTAAAGATTGGCCAGATCTTGTTAAGCCTGGTGTAGAGATTATTACGCCAAATCCAAAAACAGGTGGTTTACCTCGTTGGGTATATCTATCTGCTTGGGGGTATGAGTTAACGCAACCAGGTGGAAATGAAGCTAAGGCAAAAGCTTTTGTTGGAAAGTTATATCATAATGTAAAAGTGATGGATTCAGCAGCACGTGCTTCTATGACAACATTTGCTGAGCGTGGTATTGGCGATGTGCTTTTAACTTGGGAAAATGAAGCTTTAGTGACTCAAAAAGCATTAGGTAAGGATAAGTTTGAAATTATTTATCCATCAGTTTCTATTTTAACTGAACCTTCAGTTGCAATTGTTGATAAGACCGTTGAAAAGGATGGTAATAAATGGTTAGCAACGGCATATATTAATTATATGTATTCTCCACTTGGGCAAAATATGGTAGCAAAGCACTACTATCGTCCACGTAATCAAGAAGTTTTGGCAAAATATAGAAATCAATTTCCACCATTAAAAACATTTACGATTGATGAAGTGTTTGGTGGATGGTCGAATGCTCAAAAAACACATTTTGCAAATGGCGCTATTTTTGATCAGCTTTATAATTCAAAACGCTAATTTGTCTAAATATTGAAAAAAAGCCCCATTTATGGGGCTTTTTTTGTATAAGAATAAATACAAAAAACGGTTTTCTCTATAGAAAGTAATATTTACGAACAAAAAGTCGTTTGGAGCTTTTCAAAAACAAGGTAATAATACACAGTTAAATTATAGCTTTTAGATTGATTCCGCTTATGTCGCATATTTCTGTATTACTTTATGAAACTGTTGATGCTCTGTTGGCAGATCGCAATACAGGAATTTATATCGATGGAACCTTTGGGCGAGGCGGGCACACTCGTTTATTGCTTTCAAAGTTAGATGAAAATTCATCTGTTTATGCGTTTGATAAAGATCCACAAGCACTTGCAGTTGCAGCAGAACTTGAAAAAGAAGACCCAAGATTTAAAATTATTCATGCAAGTTTTGCAGATATAAAAGCAGAGCTTGCTACACTGGATATTCATGAAGTTGATGGTGTGATGGCTGACTTGGGTGTTTCATCTCCTCAACTAGACCAGGCTGAGCGTGGTTTTAGTTTTATGAAAGATGGACCGCTCGATATGCGTATGGATAATTCACAAGGTCCAACGGCAGCAGAATGGTTAGTGAATATTGAAGAAGAAGCATTAGCAAATTATATTTTTAAATATGGTGAAGAGCGTTATAGTCGCCGTATTGCAAAAGCAATTAAAAATGCGGGTTATATAGAAACTACAGGTCAGTTAGCTGAAATTGTGAAAGTTGCGCATCCTAAATGGGAAAAAAATAAACATGCCGCAACACGTACTTTCCAAGCTATTCGTATTGCGATTAATAAAGAATTAGAAGACATTGAAAACTTTTTACCGCAAGCGGTAGATATTTTAAAGCCAGATGCTCGTTTGGCTGTTATTAGTTTCCATTCTTTAGAAGATCGCTTAATTAAACAATTTATTCAAAAAGAATCTACGCTTGCTGAAGATACAGGGTGGGGAATGCCACAAAAGCAAGAAGATACACGACGTCTTAAAAAAATTTCACGTATTCGTGCAAGCGAAGAAGAAGTTAAGGCGAATCCAAGATCGCGTAGTGCATGGCTAAGAGTAGCTGAGAAACTTGAAAAATAGTGGAAAAATAATGACAACAGTCTCTATTGAAAATGTGAAAACAAAAATAAAAAACCCTAAAGTTTTTTATTACGTGTTGTTACTTATTTTAGTTCTAGGCAGTGCTGTTATGGTGGTGTTTCAAGTTTTTGAATATCGCCATGATTATCGTGAGCTGAGTAAATACTATCGTGAGCGTGATGATTTGAATGCTGAATGGGGGCGCTTGTTGATTGAGCAACAAACATTTGGTGCAACAGCACAAATTGGGACACGAGCTGTGACACAATTGAGAATGTATTCACCACCTGCAAAACAAACCGTTGTAATTTCTTTGCCGATGAAAACAGAAGATAAAAAGTAGGATTCGTGATTCATGTCAGATTCTCGTAAAAAACCAACACGAAAAAAACAGTCAGTCACAGATCGAAATGCTGTCCATGTTGATATGTGGCGGTATTACCTTATGTGGGGTTTTGTTATTCTATGTTTTCTAGCATTGGTAGGACGTGCTTTTTACGTTCAAATTGTAAATCATGATTTTTTGCAAAATAAATTGAATGCGAATATTCAACGAACTGAAACAGTAAAAGCAATGCGTGGCGTGATTTACGATCGTCATGGTGTTCCTTTAGCAATTAGTACACCAATCATGAAGGTCGTTATTGATCCGAGAGATTATTTTGAAACTAAAAAGCTATATGACGAAATTACAGCAGAATTAAAGAAAGATCCTGATAATCGTAAATTAAAACGTCAATTACCTGATAAAAATTTAAATTTAGATGAGTTAGCAGATGCGGTTGGGATGGATCGTGCTGAATTACGTAAAAAGATGAATGAGCGCCCTCGTTCACGTTATTTAGTTTTGAAAAAGGAAGTTCCACCGCAACAAGCAGAATTAATTGCAAAACGTAATTTCCAAGGTGTATATACAGAAAAAAATTACAAACGCTATTACCCTCAGCCTCAACCAAGTGCTCAAATTATTGGTTTAACGAATAGTGAAGGTTCAGGTATTGAAGGATTAGAAATGCAATTGAATACTCGCTTAGCGGGTACAGATGGGCAACAACAGATTATTCGTGATAAACGTGGAAATCGAGTTAAAGATCCAGAAGTTGTAAAAGAAGTTGAAGCTGGTGAAAACATCATGCTGAGTATTGATTCACGATTACAATATATTATGTACCGTGAATTAACAGCAGCAGGTGTTGCAAACAATGCGCGTTCTGCAACTGCTATTGCTGTTGATGTCAAAACAGGTGAAATTTTAGCGATGACATCTTGGCCTTCTTATAATCCAAATGATAAGAATGGTTTATCGAATAAAGATGCGATGCGTAACCGTGGCGCGGTTGACTCATTTGAGCCTGGTTCAACCATGAAACCTTTGACTGTTGCTATGGCACTGGAAAGTGGCAAATATATGCCAAATACTGTGGTAAGTACGGCACCAGGTTCTATGCGCGTTGGTAACCATACAATTAGAGATACGCATAACTACGGTTCTTTAACACTTGGTGGAATTATCCAAAAATCTTCAAACGTTGGTGTTGCAAAAATTGCTTTATCTTTACCGTATGAAGCATTACCAACATTTTATAAGCGTATTGGTTTTGGTGAGCGCTCAGCAGTTAAGTTTCCAGGGGAAAGTGCGGGTCTAATTTTGCCAAAGAGCAAATGGAATGTATCTGAAGTTGCAACAATGGCTTATGGTTATGGTTTAAATGCCACCGTACTTCAATTGGCAGATGCTTATGCCATGATTGCCAATAAAGGTAAAAAAATGCCTTTAAGTTTGTATAAATTAGATGAAGAACCACAAGGTGAGCAAATTATAGATCCGAAAATTGCAGATGAAGTCTTACTTATGATGGAAGCTGTAACTTTACCGGGTGGAACAGCAAAACAAGCGAATATTCCTGGCTATCGTGTTGCTGGTAAAACAGGAACAGCACATAAATTACGTCCAGATCGTAAAGGTTATTCACAAACAGATTATCGTGCACTTTTTGCAGGTGTTGCACCCGTAAGTGATCCACGATTAGCCATTGTTGTGGTCGTTGAAAATCCAAAAGGTCAATATTATGGAGGGCTTGTTGCTGCTCCTGTATTTGCACGTGTAATGCAAGAATCTTTACGTTTATTGAATGTACCCTTAGATAAACCTTTAGATACTCCCAAAGTCCAGTAAATAGGTGGATAAATGTCAATATCTTTTCAAGATCTATACACCATTGAAAATCCTGAAAGTTGGCTTCAGCAGCCTTTTCAAGGGTTTAATCTGGATAGTCGCAAAGTAACAGCAGGGCAAATTTTTATTGCGCTTACATCTTTGTCACAACCTGAAAAAACAGTTCAATTTGCTCAAGCTGCCTTAAATTTAGGTGCTTTAGGCGTAATTTCTGAAATAGATTTGGCTTTAGAAAATAATCTAGTCATTCCAAATGTACGTCAGTTAATGGGCGAGTGGCAAAAGCAGTATTTACAAGCGACTCAACCTGTTAGACCTGCAAAAATTATTGCGGTAACAGGAACCAATGGGAAAACCACAATTTCACGTTTAATTGCTGAATTATTAATGCTACAAGGCAAAAAATGTGCAGTGATGGGAACCACTGGAAATGGTATTTTACCTCATTTGGAAGCTTCATCTCATACAACATTAGATGCATTACATTTACAAAATGCGTTACATGAATATGCTCAAGCAGGTGCTGAATTCGCTTCAATTGAAGCAAGTTCGCATGGTTTGGAGCAAGGTCGTTTAAATGGCTGTGATATTGAAATTGCTGCGTATAGTAATTTAAGTCGCGATCATTTGGATTATCACGGAACATTAGAGGCGTATGCGGAAGCAAAATCTCGGTTATTCCAATTTAAATCACTTAAAGTTGCGATTATTAATATTGATGATGAACATGCATCTGTAATGTTGGATGCAGCAAGGAATAATCAATCAAAACCTAAAATTTTAACGTATTCAACGACACAAAAAGCAGATTATCAAGTACAAGAAATTGAATATAGTCTAAGTGGGGCACACTTTAAACTCATTACTGCTCAAGGTCAGTTTGTTGTAAATAGCCCATTATTGGGTCATTTTAATATTGAAAACTTAGTCGCAAGTTTAATTGCGGTAGAGCAAGCAGGCTTTAATTTACAAGACCTTATTCACGTGACGCCTAAGTTGAAAGGTGCACCGGGACGAATGCAAGTTATACGTGATGATGAACGTTTATTTGTGGTCGATTATGCTCATACGCCAGATGCATTAATTCAAGTTCTACAAACTTTAAAGCGTCATGTATCACAAAATTTATGGGCAGTCTTTGGGTGTGGAGGAGATCGTGATCGAGGGAAACGTCCTTTGATGACTCAAGCTGCACTTGATTATGCCAATGTTGCATTAATTACTTCAGATAATCCACGAACTGAAGATCCTGCACAAATTTTCGCAGATATGAAAGCGGGCATTCAGTTTGAAAATCATATTGTCCATGAAATTCATGATCGTCGTGAAGCGATTAAGTTTGCTGTTCAGCAAGCTCAAGCAGGCGATATTGTGGTGATTGCAGGAAAAGGACATGAAAACTATCAAGAAATTGATGGTGTTCGACATTGGTTTGATGATGTGGTTGAAGTGACTTCAGCTGTTCAGAATCAACATGCACAAACTAATTCATATCCAGCTCAATAGGAGAGATTCATGCATACCTCAACGACAAGTACGGTACCTTTAGAGCCTTGGACAATTGAACAATTACAAGAAGCAACTCAGGGACAGTGGCACAATGGTCGCATTCCTACAGGTCTTGTGAAACGTATTTTAACTGACTCTCGTCATGCAGAAAAAGGTGATGTATTTCTTGCTTTAAAAGGTGAGAAATTTGATGCACACAATTTCGTTGCTCAAGTGGCTGAAAAGGGCTGTGAAATTGCGATTGTAAGTCATCCTATTGATGCAGATATTTGTCAGCTTGTAGTTGCAGATACACGTTTAGCAT
It contains:
- a CDS encoding UDP-N-acetylmuramoyl-L-alanyl-D-glutamate--2,6-diaminopimelate ligase, coding for MSISFQDLYTIENPESWLQQPFQGFNLDSRKVTAGQIFIALTSLSQPEKTVQFAQAALNLGALGVISEIDLALENNLVIPNVRQLMGEWQKQYLQATQPVRPAKIIAVTGTNGKTTISRLIAELLMLQGKKCAVMGTTGNGILPHLEASSHTTLDALHLQNALHEYAQAGAEFASIEASSHGLEQGRLNGCDIEIAAYSNLSRDHLDYHGTLEAYAEAKSRLFQFKSLKVAIINIDDEHASVMLDAARNNQSKPKILTYSTTQKADYQVQEIEYSLSGAHFKLITAQGQFVVNSPLLGHFNIENLVASLIAVEQAGFNLQDLIHVTPKLKGAPGRMQVIRDDERLFVVDYAHTPDALIQVLQTLKRHVSQNLWAVFGCGGDRDRGKRPLMTQAALDYANVALITSDNPRTEDPAQIFADMKAGIQFENHIVHEIHDRREAIKFAVQQAQAGDIVVIAGKGHENYQEIDGVRHWFDDVVEVTSAVQNQHAQTNSYPAQ